A genomic stretch from Juglans microcarpa x Juglans regia isolate MS1-56 chromosome 3S, Jm3101_v1.0, whole genome shotgun sequence includes:
- the LOC121257000 gene encoding 40S ribosomal protein S29-like isoform X1 translates to MGHSNVWNSHPKNYGPGSRACCVCGNPHGLIRKYGLMRCRQCFRSNAKEIGFIKVMISFSAGQVYFTAY, encoded by the exons ATGGGACACTCCAACGTATGGAATTCTCACCCCAAGAACTACGGCCCTGGCTCCCGCGCCTG TTGTGTGTGCGGGAATCCCCATGGGTTGATCCGGAAGTATGGGCTCATGCGTTGCAGACAGTGCTTCCGTAGCAACGCCAAGGAAATTGGCTTCATTAAGGTAATGATCTCTTTTTCAGCTGGTCAAGTATACTTTACAGCATATTAG
- the LOC121256996 gene encoding LOW QUALITY PROTEIN: QWRF motif-containing protein 2-like (The sequence of the model RefSeq protein was modified relative to this genomic sequence to represent the inferred CDS: inserted 1 base in 1 codon), with translation MVAAVSEATASTNPKTISRQEDGQQAHLLRTPLLPPEKDNGLGNRPRRPRGRQVSSRYMSPSPSTSTSTSTSTITTTTTTSSSSTSRRFPSPLLSRSSNSTPVSTSLPSSTATKRSQSVDRRRPITSRPMTPIPDSKYGNAAEVSAATKLLVTSTRSLSVSFQGEAFSLPISKTKAQTPSLGNARKGTPERRRGTPVRGGDQVENSKPLEQHRWPEGPDKRXSTISGLNNPILSRSLDFRNGVVDKKMVGVGSGKVVRAVQNSMVIDESRRASFDGRLSLDLGNAAELLKGVQQNPDANSVNESSVPSDLTASDTDSVSSGSTSGVQDCGGVVSKGRGGGPRGIFVSARFWQETNSRLRRLQDPGSPLLTSPGSRMTVPAKFVQSKKFASDGPLLSPRTMDSPIRGATRPASPSKLWTSSASSPSRGMPSPSRVRNAGSLNSNPNGTPSILSFSVDMRRGKMGEDRIVDAHLLRLLHNRYLQWRFANARADAIFMLQKLDAEKNLWNAWVTISELRHTVTLKRIKLLLLRQKLKLASILRGQMNHLEEWSLLDRDHSNSLQGATEALRASTFRLPVVGKAVADIQNLKDALGSAVDVMQAMASSMYSLLSKVEDMNSLVTELVKVTAKEQVLLEQSKDFLSALAAMQVKDCSLRTHIIQLNRAPTTSSLTTRV, from the exons ATGGTAGCAGCCGTTTCTGAGGCAACTGCTTCCACAAACCCCAAAACCATTTCCCGACAAGAAGATGGCCAACAAGCCCATCTTCTAAGAACCCCACTGCTACCTCCGGAGAAAGACAATGGCCTTGGAAATCGTCCTAGAAGACCCAGAGGCAGACAAGTCTCTTCCAGGTATAtgtctccctctccttccacaTCTACTTCCACTTCCACTTCCACAATTACAACAACCACGaccacttcttcttcttcgacttCTAGAAGATTTCCATCTCCTTTGCTCTCTCGCTCGTCCAATTCCACCCCTGTATCGACCTCATTACCCTCGTCTACGGCTACGAAACGGTCCCAGTCGGTGGACCGGAGGAGACCCATTACGTCTCGGCCCATGACGCCAATCCCCGACTCGAAATACGGCAATGCCGCTGAGGTATCAGCGGCTACCAAGCTTTTGGTCACTTCTACTCGGAGTTTATCAGTGTCGTTTCAGGGTGAGGCGTTTTCACTTCCAATTAGCAAGACGAAGGCACAAACGCCGAGCTTGGGCAATGCGAGGAAGGGTACTCCGGAGAGGCGAAGAGGGACCCCTGTTAGAGGAGGAGATCAGGTGGAGAATTCGAAGCCATTGGAGCAGCATCGTTGGCCGGAAGGACCCGACAAGC ACTCGACTATTTCGGGTCTGAATAATCCGATATTGTCGAGGAGTTTGGATTTTCGAAATGGTGTTGTTGATAAGAAGATGGTTGGAGTGGGATCTGGGAAGGTTGTTCGGGCAGTGCAGAATTCAATGGTGATTGATGAGAGTCGGAGGGCCTCGTTTGATGGGAGATTGAGCTTGGATTTGGGCAACGCTGCTGAGTTATTGAAAGGTGTTCAGCAAAACCCGGATGCCAATTCAGTAAATGAATCTTCTGTGCCTTCTGATCTCACTGCATCTGATACAGATAGTGTGTCCTCTGGCAGCACTTCCGGAGTGCAAGATTGTGGTGGTGTTGTTTCCAAGGGAAGAGGTGGGGGGCCTCGAGGGATTTTTGTGTCGGCAAGGTTTTGGCAGGAGACAAATAGTCGCTTGAGGCGCCTGCAGGATCCAGGCTCACCATTATTGACGAGCCCTGGGTCGAGAATGACTGTCCCAGCAAAGTTTGTTCAGTCGAAAAAGTTTGCTAGCGATGGCCCATTGTTGTCTCCAAGGACAATGGATTCACCTATTAGAGGAGCCACACGGCCTGCATCACCAAGTAAGCTTTGGACATCTTCAGCTTCGTCCCCATCAAGGGGGATGCCTAGTCCTTCTCGGGTCAGGAATGCTGGCTCATTGAATAGTAACCCAAACGGTACACCTTCGATTCTCAGTTTCTCTGTGGATATGCGGAGAGGGAAGATGGGGGAAGATCGTATTGTTGATGCACACTTGTTGAGGCTTCTACATAACCGTTACTTGCAATGGCGATTTGCAAATGCGAGGGCAGATGCTATCTTCATGTTGCAGAAGCTGGATGCTGAG AAAAATCTGTGGAATGCATGGGTAACTATCTCAGAACTACGACACACTGTCACACTTAAAAGAATCAAATTGCTATTGCTGAGGCAAAAACTGAAGTTAGCTTCCATCCTTAGGGGACAA ATGAATCATTTGGAAGAATGGTCCCTTTTAGATAGAGATCACTCTAATTCTTTGCAAGGAGCAACTGAAGCTTTGAGGGCCAGTACTTTCCGTCTTCCAGTTGTTGGAAAAGCCGTA gCTGATATTCAAAACTTAAAGGATGCTTTGGGCTCGGCAGTTGATGTGATGCAGGCAATGGCATCCTCAATGTACTCTCTTTTGTCAAAG GTGGAGGATATGAACTCCTTGGTGACCGAACTGGTGAAGGTGACTGCAAAAGAACAGGTTTTGCTTGAACAATCCAAAGATTTTTTGTCTGCTTTGGCAGCCATGCAG GTCAAGGACTGTAGCTTGAGAACACATATAATACAACTTAACCGTGCACCGACTACCAGCAGCCTGACTACACGTGTGTAG
- the LOC121256997 gene encoding BTB/POZ domain-containing protein NPY2 produces the protein MKFMKLGSKPDSFQTDGNEFRYAASELATDIVLIVGDVKFYLHKFPLLSKSARLQKLVTTTTEENTDEIHMSNIPGGPSAFEICAKFCYGMTVTLNAYNVVAARCAAEYLEMNETMERGNLIYKIDVFLSSSIFRSWKDSIIVLQTTKFLSPLSEELKVVSNCIESIATKACVDVSKVNWSYTYNRKKLPEENGNGSTWNGVRNRPVPKDWWVEDLCELEIDLYKRALMNIKTKGIVSNDVIGEALKAYAYRRLPGFSKGLIQSGDMVKYRSIVDTIVWLLPAEKGSVTCSFLLQLLKASIFVDSGEMAKVELVRRIGQQLEEASVNDLLIRASEEETTMFDVSSVQKIVQEFLMQDQNAEIESLEESNELHKTRRPGILSDASKLMVAKSIDGYLAEISKDPNLPLLMFVDLANMVSGICRPAHDGLYRAIDMYLKEHPGISKSERKRICKLMDCKKLSVDACMHAVQNERLPLRVVVQVLFFEQVRAAASSGSSTPDLLKGIKDLNSGSHGSSRSATTNTEEDWDAVATAEELKALKGELATLRLANGVGGSERNDDGKGNVDKAAIYKMKGLLKSKKIFAKLWSSKGGQGDNSGSDSSDSLGSANPEEVKSTPSRNRRHSVS, from the exons ATGAAGTTTATGAAACTTGGATCGAAGCCGGATTCCTTTCAGACTGATGGGAACGAATTCAG GTATGCGGCAAGTGAGCTGGCAACAGACATTGTTCTTATTGTGGGGGATGTAAAATTCTATCTTCATAAG TTTCCTCTACTGTCTAAGAGTGCCCGCTTGCAGAAGTTGGTCACAACCACTACCGAAGAGAACACAGATGAAATTCACATGTCTAACATACCTGGTGGTCCATCTGCCTTTGAGATATGTGCCAAGTTTTGTTATGGCATGACTGTCACCCTCAATGCATACAACGTTGTTGCAGCTCGATGTGCAGCCGAGTACCTAGAAATGAATGAGACCATGGAGAGAGGGAACCTCATTTATAAGATTGATGTCTTTCTTAGCTCTAGTATTTTCCGCAGCTGGAAAGATTCGATCATTGTTCTGCAGACTACAAAGTTTCTGTCACCCTTATCTGAGGAGTTGAAGGTGGTCAGCAACTGTATTGAATCTATAGCTACCAAGGCCTGTGTTGATGTTTCCAAGGTTAACTGGTCTTATACCTATAATCGGAAGAAGCTCCCGGAGGAAAATGGGAATGGTTCAACCTGGAATGGTGTCAGAAACCGTCCAGTGCCAAAAGACTGGTGGGTTGAGGATTTGTGTGAGCTTGAAATTGATCTATATAAGCGTGCTCTAATGAATATTAAAACTAAAGGGATAGTTTCAAATGATGTGATTGGGGAGGCCTTGAAAGCCTATGCCTATAGAAGGTTGCCCGGTTTCAGCAAGGGTTTGATTCAGTCAGGAGATATGGTAAAGTATCGGTCAATAGTGGACACAATAGTGTGGCTGTTGCCTGCAGAGAAAGGCAGTGTCACTTGTAGTTTCTTGCTCCAGTTGTTGAAAGCCTCCATTTTTGTGGACTCAGGAGAGATGGCCAAGGTTGAGCTGGTAAGGAGAATAGGACAGCAACTGGAGGAGGCTTCTGTAAATGATCTTTTGATCCGAGCATCAGAAGAGGAAACTACCATGTTTGATGTTAGTTCAGTACAGAAAATAGTACAAGAGTTCCTAATGCAAGATCAGAATGCTGAGATTGAATCACTCGAAGAAAGCAATGAGCTTCATAAGACAAGAAGACCAGGGATTTTATCGGATGCTTCCAAGCTGATGGTAGCAAAATCGATAGATGGATACCTTGCCGAAATCTCTAAGGATCCCAACCTACCCTTGTTGATGTTTGTTGATCTTGCCAATATGGTGTCCGGTATCTGTCGGCCTGCTCACGATGGGCTTTATCGTGCCATTGACATGTATCTAAAG GAGCACCCAGGGATCAGCAAGAGCGAGAGGAAGAGGATATGCAAGCTGATGGACTGCAAGAAGCTTTCagttgatgcatgcatgcatgctgttCAAAATGAGAGACTGCCATTGCGTGTAGTTGTGCAGGTACTCTTTTTTGAGCAGGTTAGGGCTGCTGCATCATCAGGCAGCAGCACTCCTGACCTACTAAAAGGCATCAAGGATCTAAATAGCGGCTCTCATGGGAGCTCAAGATCAGCAACAACAAACACAGAGGAAGACTGGGATGCAGTGGCGACAGCTGAGGAGCTCAAGGCACTAAAGGGGGAGCTAGCTACTTTAAGGTTGGCCAATGGAGTTGGAGGCAGTGAGAGGAACGATGATGGTAAAGGTAATGTTGACAAAGCTGCCATTTACAAAATGAAAGGGCTGCTCAAGTCAAAGAAGATCTTTGCCAAACTGTGGTCTAGCAAAGGGGGACAAGGTGACAATAGTGGCTCGGATTCATCAGATAGTCTTGGTTCTGCCAACCCAGAGGAAGTTAAATCAACACCTTCCCGAAATAGGAGGCATTCAGTATCTTAG
- the LOC121256994 gene encoding zinc finger protein ZAT10-like, producing the protein MALEALNSPTTATPFNYELDDVERQYAEPWTKRKRSKRPGRVETEEEYLALCLIMLARGGTTSEITSQTQQKQSPPQPPALKLSYKCTVCNKAFPSYQALGGHKASHRKSSEAATAKITANDNNHPSTSSSSGTAAGTSGKTHECSICHKTFPTGQALGGHKRCHYDGGNSHSNTNANTNTNTNANSGVTFSEGGGSSLCQSHRGFDLNLPALPEFWLDRKSSQLCAEQEVESPLPTKKPRLFLMSPDDVVSSQE; encoded by the coding sequence ATGGCCTTGGAAGCTCTGAATTCTCCCACCACTGCCACTCCTTTCAACTACGAATTAGACGACGTCGAGCGTCAATATGCGGAGCCATGGACGAAGAGGAAACGCTCCAAACGACCAGGACGCGTCGAGACCGAGGAAGAGTACCTCGCCCTCTGCCTCATCATGCTCGCCCGTGGCGGCACCACCAGCGAGATAACCTCTCAAACGCAACAAAAACAATCGCCGCCGCAGCCGCCGGCCTTGAAGCTTTCTTACAAGTGCACCGTCTGCAATAAAGCCTTCCCTTCCTACCAAGCCCTCGGCGGCCATAAGGCCAGCCACCGCAAGTCCTCAGAAGCCGCCACGGCCAAGATCACCGCCAACGACAACAACCACCCGTCAACTTCCTCCTCCTCCGGAACCGCTGCCGGCACGAGCGGCAAGACCCACGAGTGCTCCATCTGCCACAAGACCTTCCCCACGGGCCAGGCCTTGGGCGGCCACAAGCGCTGCCACTATGACGGTGGCAATAGTCATAGCAACACCAACGCCAACACCAACACCAACACCAACGCTAACAGCGGCGTGACCTTCTCTGAAGGTGGCGGCTCCAGCCTCTGCCAGAGCCACCGTGGCTTCGACTTGAACCTGCCGGCCTTGCCCGAGTTCTGGCTCGATAGGAAAAGTAGTCAGCTTTGTGCGGAGCAAGAGGTGGAGTCTCCTCTGCCAACAAAGAAGCCGCGTTTGTTCTTGATGAGTCCGGACGACGTGGTTTCCTCCCAAGAGTGA
- the LOC121257000 gene encoding 40S ribosomal protein S29-like isoform X2, translating to MGHSNVWNSHPKNYGPGSRACCVCGNPHGLIRKYGLMRCRQCFRSNAKEIGFIKYR from the exons ATGGGACACTCCAACGTATGGAATTCTCACCCCAAGAACTACGGCCCTGGCTCCCGCGCCTG TTGTGTGTGCGGGAATCCCCATGGGTTGATCCGGAAGTATGGGCTCATGCGTTGCAGACAGTGCTTCCGTAGCAACGCCAAGGAAATTGGCTTCATTAAG TACCGCTGA